One Micavibrio aeruginosavorus ARL-13 genomic window carries:
- a CDS encoding CaiB/BaiF CoA transferase family protein, with protein sequence MTGALSNIRVLDLSRVLAGPVCTQILGDLGADIIKVERPGEGDDTRKWGPPYLLDENGAPTSESAYYLSANRNKRSLAVDITTTEGQEIIHALLEKSDVMIENFKVGGLDKYGLGWTSIQKRHPHIICASITGFGHTGPLASEPGYDLMVQAMGGMMAITGEPGGQPMKIGVALSDVMTGLYATIGILAALNARKETGKGQHVDVALLDCTLAGLTNLAQYYLTSGTVAKRQGNAHATIVPYQAFEAADGWMVIAVGNDTQFKRLATALGHAEWADDERFARNQARVKHRDILVPMIESAMKTRSVESWVSLCRDIDVPAGPVNKMDQVFAMAQVDARAMNIEMNHPLSPTPIHLVGSPLKLSDTSVDYRLPPPICGEHTRDILQSLLQMDDADIQALMTRNIVDQH encoded by the coding sequence ATGACTGGCGCACTGAGCAATATCCGCGTTCTCGACCTCTCCCGCGTGCTTGCGGGGCCGGTTTGCACACAAATTCTGGGCGACCTTGGCGCCGACATTATCAAGGTTGAGCGCCCGGGTGAGGGCGACGACACCCGCAAATGGGGCCCGCCCTATCTGCTGGATGAAAACGGCGCGCCCACCAGCGAAAGCGCCTATTACCTGTCCGCCAACCGGAACAAGCGATCCCTCGCCGTCGATATCACGACGACGGAAGGGCAAGAGATCATTCACGCCTTGCTCGAAAAATCCGATGTGATGATCGAGAATTTCAAAGTGGGCGGGTTGGATAAATACGGGCTGGGTTGGACCAGCATTCAAAAACGCCATCCGCATATTATCTGTGCCTCCATCACCGGGTTTGGTCACACTGGCCCACTGGCCAGCGAGCCGGGTTATGATCTGATGGTTCAGGCCATGGGCGGCATGATGGCGATTACGGGTGAACCCGGCGGTCAGCCCATGAAAATCGGCGTGGCACTCAGCGATGTGATGACCGGGCTTTACGCCACCATCGGTATTCTCGCCGCACTGAACGCCCGCAAGGAAACAGGCAAAGGGCAACATGTTGATGTCGCCTTACTGGATTGCACACTGGCGGGCCTGACCAACCTTGCGCAATATTATTTAACATCCGGCACCGTTGCGAAACGTCAGGGCAATGCCCACGCCACCATCGTTCCCTATCAAGCGTTTGAAGCGGCCGATGGATGGATGGTGATTGCCGTTGGCAATGACACGCAATTCAAACGCTTGGCCACCGCCCTTGGCCATGCCGAATGGGCGGATGATGAGCGCTTCGCCCGCAACCAAGCCCGCGTGAAGCACCGCGACATTCTGGTGCCCATGATCGAATCCGCCATGAAAACACGCAGTGTGGAGTCATGGGTGTCGTTGTGTCGCGACATTGACGTGCCCGCCGGCCCCGTCAACAAGATGGATCAGGTGTTCGCCATGGCGCAGGTTGATGCCCGCGCGATGAACATTGAAATGAACCATCCGCTGTCCCCCACACCGATCCATTTGGTGGGCAGCCCGCTGAAACTGTCCGACACATCCGTCGATTATCGCCTCCCCCCGCCGATTTGTGGGGAACATACGCGCGATATTTTGCAGAGCCTGTTGCAGATGGATGATGCGGATATCCAAGCCCTGATGACGCGTAACATTGTGGACCAACACTGA
- a CDS encoding type II and III secretion system family protein, translated as MMMNTHARKMQNRKGMARQLMSAALLPLMLLGCAQANVPGARDLDIPAPAFAEERKEAINERPDSVMYLPLGRDVLIPEISMDDPLPNDMVGPLELRGETLAGALQLILADYDVPLAFESNEGLTRTITVANLRGPLSSVVNKVCGLAQLYCSFEDGVLVVKESQTFTVKIPPISQDESFMQNVAAGLAAIVGTSPIIDSSTRTLVYTANQNSADMALRYFQRMRASTALIVFETYIWEVSLNAGNATGIRWDMLADLGKFGTGFSINDATLGEGFTNPISIGLPTTKGIEGADGSLSAREIFNFLSQFGAVKTVSQPQITVLSGSEARLRAAERQNYVAEISETLDNGQSTTSVSTDSVDTGFTLTVGSAWDNATVYADIEIALTDVLEIEDFAFDSTGGGSTTIQLPRTTERELNTQVRVRPGDSVLIAGLVQESDNFNTNGLGLMEPIVPTNRSTVTTNQELVFLLRPRVVVYTNSEEGQRNAIRGSAMPTPSDAPVNPDVPSPGQTPYVAPAPVATSTGGEAFVSPVTEANVAPIAPVVPAAGAPMDSSVEVAPLDTQRPATLARDARMTAPSNNGAPVDLLESGRLTGTY; from the coding sequence ATGATGATGAATACACACGCACGCAAGATGCAGAACCGTAAAGGTATGGCGCGACAATTGATGTCGGCTGCGTTGTTGCCGTTGATGTTGCTGGGCTGTGCGCAGGCGAACGTGCCGGGCGCGCGCGATCTGGATATTCCCGCGCCAGCCTTTGCCGAAGAGCGCAAGGAAGCCATCAACGAACGCCCGGACAGTGTGATGTATCTGCCACTGGGGCGCGATGTTCTGATCCCTGAAATTTCCATGGATGATCCGCTGCCCAATGACATGGTGGGGCCGCTGGAGCTGCGCGGTGAAACTTTGGCCGGTGCGTTGCAGTTGATTTTGGCGGATTATGATGTGCCGCTGGCCTTTGAAAGCAACGAAGGTCTGACGCGCACCATCACTGTGGCGAATTTGCGCGGACCGTTGAGTTCCGTCGTGAATAAGGTCTGCGGATTGGCTCAGCTTTATTGCTCGTTCGAAGATGGTGTTCTGGTCGTGAAAGAAAGCCAGACCTTCACCGTAAAAATCCCGCCGATCAGCCAAGATGAATCGTTCATGCAGAACGTGGCCGCTGGTCTGGCGGCAATTGTCGGGACGTCGCCGATTATCGACAGTTCGACCCGCACATTGGTCTATACGGCGAACCAAAATTCTGCCGATATGGCGTTGCGGTATTTCCAACGCATGCGCGCGTCGACCGCGTTGATCGTGTTTGAAACCTATATTTGGGAAGTGTCGCTGAACGCTGGTAACGCCACGGGTATCCGTTGGGATATGCTGGCCGATCTGGGCAAGTTTGGCACCGGGTTCAGCATCAATGATGCAACGCTGGGCGAGGGGTTCACCAACCCGATCAGCATCGGCCTGCCGACGACAAAGGGGATTGAGGGTGCGGATGGTTCCTTGAGTGCCCGTGAAATTTTCAACTTCCTGTCACAATTTGGTGCGGTGAAAACCGTATCCCAACCGCAAATTACCGTTTTGTCAGGGTCTGAGGCACGTTTGCGCGCGGCGGAACGCCAGAACTATGTCGCGGAAATCTCCGAAACTCTGGACAACGGTCAATCGACCACGTCGGTCAGCACGGATTCGGTGGATACGGGCTTTACCCTGACGGTCGGCAGCGCGTGGGATAACGCGACCGTCTATGCCGATATTGAAATCGCCCTGACCGATGTTTTGGAGATTGAGGATTTTGCCTTTGACTCCACCGGCGGTGGGTCGACAACCATTCAGTTGCCGCGCACGACCGAGCGTGAATTGAACACCCAGGTGCGCGTCCGTCCGGGCGATTCCGTTCTGATCGCTGGACTGGTCCAGGAATCGGACAATTTCAATACCAACGGTCTGGGGCTGATGGAGCCGATTGTGCCCACCAACCGTTCGACCGTAACAACGAACCAGGAATTGGTCTTCCTGCTGCGTCCGCGTGTGGTGGTGTACACGAATTCGGAAGAAGGGCAGCGTAATGCCATTCGCGGATCGGCCATGCCGACCCCGTCCGATGCGCCGGTAAATCCGGACGTACCGTCACCGGGGCAAACGCCTTATGTGGCACCTGCGCCTGTGGCGACATCAACGGGCGGTGAGGCGTTCGTTTCGCCTGTGACGGAGGCCAATGTTGCGCCGATCGCGCCTGTTGTTCCCGCGGCCGGCGCGCCGATGGATTCGTCGGTCGAGGTTGCGCCGCTGGATACGCAGCGACCGGCAACGCTGGCCCGCGACGCACGCATGACGGCACCGTCTAATAACGGGGCTCCGGTGGATCTTCTCGAATCCGGCCGGCTGACCGGAACATATTGA
- the plsY gene encoding glycerol-3-phosphate 1-O-acyltransferase PlsY, whose product MTSVLLFSVFGYLLGSIPFGLVLARLGGYGDIRKIGSGNIGATNVLRTGNKPLAFLTLILDGGKGALAVFIANHFGSFDAAMAAGLFSILGHCFPIWLQFKGGKGVATTLGMVLALAPFTGLAACTTWLVVAVISRISSLSALIAMISMPVSAFVIYHDIKLAAVCAGVAAFVWIRHKANIQRILKGEEPKIGKKKKDA is encoded by the coding sequence ATGACCAGCGTTCTTCTCTTCTCCGTCTTTGGCTATCTGCTGGGCTCGATCCCGTTCGGGTTGGTGCTGGCGCGTCTGGGCGGATATGGCGATATTCGCAAAATCGGATCCGGCAATATTGGCGCCACCAACGTGCTGCGCACGGGCAATAAACCGCTGGCGTTTCTGACGTTGATTTTGGATGGGGGCAAGGGCGCGCTGGCCGTGTTCATCGCCAACCATTTTGGATCGTTCGATGCCGCCATGGCCGCCGGATTGTTCAGCATTCTGGGTCATTGCTTTCCCATCTGGCTGCAATTCAAGGGCGGCAAGGGCGTGGCCACCACGCTGGGTATGGTTCTGGCACTGGCTCCGTTTACGGGTCTGGCTGCGTGCACCACATGGCTGGTCGTCGCCGTGATCTCCCGTATATCTTCTCTGTCGGCCTTGATTGCGATGATTTCAATGCCCGTTTCGGCATTTGTGATTTATCACGATATCAAACTGGCCGCCGTATGCGCGGGCGTCGCCGCCTTTGTCTGGATCCGCCACAAGGCCAACATCCAGCGCATCTTGAAAGGCGAAGAACCAAAAATCGGGAAGAAGAAAAAAGACGCTTAG
- a CDS encoding type II secretion system F family protein — MQQWVAEIAYDSSSGPKTAVESFYLPTADDVRRAVSKKGGYVLSIRPHERSPMERMLARSTWWQVQLLRGIQFRSTATSPGVAFWRIIQAETNPMRQNILAPAREALARGLGVIDALKALRIFDHGTIAILAASERANKLQDGIPHAIHSITQKRRNTRAIVATMSWLAIDVVSIVQSLFWGRGMVLDWFKNNAPTDPAEQEKFTRVVGQLALTWDILIFTAFAAGAFMAWAVISFWINKGKTDWPTARIVRKIPLIGAYLRDLGFVDSMMAAARMLRGLVPISDTLKQSSEATTVPEVAAYWTEANTELERGVGLGSALDRAPLSRSERMELASLSDLGQVATVLESIAEMRAAAAKTKHSLIVWIAFGLTGVYLTIAFGSAIYALTVMNMSMDSMMGGLMSGAM; from the coding sequence ATGCAGCAATGGGTCGCCGAAATTGCGTATGATTCCTCCAGTGGGCCAAAAACCGCTGTGGAATCTTTTTATCTGCCGACGGCGGATGATGTGCGCCGTGCTGTGTCGAAGAAGGGCGGTTACGTCCTCTCGATCCGTCCGCATGAACGCTCCCCGATGGAGCGGATGCTGGCACGGTCCACATGGTGGCAGGTGCAATTGTTGCGCGGGATTCAATTCCGGTCCACGGCGACATCGCCGGGCGTGGCGTTCTGGCGGATTATTCAGGCCGAAACCAACCCGATGCGCCAGAACATTCTGGCTCCTGCGCGTGAAGCGTTGGCGCGTGGCCTGGGCGTGATTGACGCGCTCAAAGCGTTGCGCATTTTCGACCACGGCACCATTGCCATTCTGGCGGCCAGTGAACGGGCGAACAAGTTGCAGGATGGTATCCCGCACGCGATCCACTCGATTACACAGAAACGCCGCAACACCCGCGCCATCGTGGCCACCATGTCGTGGCTGGCGATCGACGTGGTGTCGATTGTGCAATCGCTGTTCTGGGGCCGGGGCATGGTTCTGGACTGGTTCAAAAACAACGCCCCGACCGACCCGGCGGAGCAGGAAAAATTCACCCGTGTGGTCGGGCAACTGGCGCTGACGTGGGATATCCTGATTTTTACGGCTTTTGCCGCCGGGGCCTTTATGGCGTGGGCGGTTATCTCCTTCTGGATTAACAAGGGGAAAACCGACTGGCCGACGGCGCGGATTGTACGGAAAATCCCGCTGATCGGCGCCTATTTGCGGGATCTGGGTTTTGTGGATTCGATGATGGCCGCGGCGCGTATGTTGCGCGGGCTGGTGCCGATTTCCGATACGCTGAAACAATCATCCGAAGCCACGACGGTGCCGGAGGTTGCGGCCTATTGGACCGAGGCCAATACCGAGCTGGAGCGTGGGGTCGGGCTGGGGTCGGCGCTGGACCGTGCCCCGCTGAGCCGGAGCGAGCGTATGGAACTGGCCAGCTTGTCCGATCTGGGACAAGTTGCTACAGTATTGGAGTCAATCGCAGAAATGCGTGCGGCCGCGGCGAAGACGAAGCATAGCCTGATCGTCTGGATCGCGTTTGGTCTCACCGGTGTTTACCTCACCATCGCCTTTGGTAGCGCCATTTACGCCCTGACCGTGATGAACATGAGCATGGACAGCATGATGGGCGGCCTGATGAGCGGAGCAATGTAA
- a CDS encoding GspE/PulE family protein — MSDQDYPDDQNHPDAFPSYEGEERRMPGERIDRRQAEQGAPGGMERRMWADRRRMRANEGRERYLDMVQKERAILMDQGVSRTTEQLLEMAGATVAGGAEAEEEGLRDRASGDQLRSILPVQSWLPLSIHLIGLQDGVLRVAPLHELNDRQIKALLSTANRSGLVVERIEIEVWDRAELLETLRAVHDLSADRTEKTLAQWLSDTDNGLLLNQFQRDMLAEALQMRASDIHILQDNNPDTPNWIRYRIDGDMIPMHLLPSDAMARLTTLIKRDAGLNFGDRTTPKDGRFAFMWQGRNIDIRVAAGPQAQDGEKITLRLLDRASLKGFDELFRRHTDVADYLSQLLSPDIKGGGGLILLSGPTGSGKTTTLYACVQQIDRRRRHVLTIEDPIEYELRYATQWQVRPGMPGGEFADLIRAAMRHDPDYIVIGEMRDGDTVETALRAAESGHTVISTIHADTALQTFERLRSLMPHERERSSTFTLAQQVKAIMNQRLVKTLCQGCAHKTRAGEAMSQEEIYMLGINPDAIVRTHNSSGCDLCNRTGIMGRTLLLDAVMIPMGPAQRNQIYEALMSNVNAVLHVGGVIVHTRREGLVDLVLSGLVDPKLALSNLEN, encoded by the coding sequence ATGAGCGATCAGGACTATCCAGACGACCAGAACCACCCCGATGCTTTCCCTTCCTATGAAGGGGAGGAGCGCCGCATGCCGGGTGAGCGCATTGACCGCCGTCAGGCGGAACAAGGTGCGCCCGGTGGGATGGAGCGTCGCATGTGGGCGGATCGTCGCCGGATGCGCGCGAACGAAGGCCGCGAACGTTATCTGGACATGGTGCAGAAGGAACGCGCGATCCTGATGGATCAGGGCGTGTCCCGAACTACGGAACAGTTGCTGGAAATGGCCGGGGCTACGGTGGCCGGTGGTGCGGAAGCCGAAGAAGAGGGCTTGCGTGACCGCGCGTCCGGGGACCAGCTGCGTTCGATTTTGCCAGTGCAATCGTGGTTGCCGCTGTCCATTCACCTGATCGGTTTACAGGATGGCGTGTTGCGCGTTGCGCCCCTGCACGAACTGAATGATCGCCAGATCAAAGCCTTGTTGTCCACCGCAAACCGGTCCGGCCTGGTTGTTGAGCGAATTGAGATTGAGGTTTGGGACCGGGCTGAGTTACTCGAAACACTGCGCGCTGTGCACGATCTGTCTGCGGACCGGACGGAGAAGACGCTGGCGCAATGGTTGTCCGATACGGACAATGGTTTGCTGCTGAACCAATTCCAGCGCGATATGCTGGCCGAAGCGTTGCAGATGCGCGCATCGGATATTCACATTTTGCAGGATAACAACCCCGATACGCCGAACTGGATTCGTTACCGTATTGACGGTGACATGATCCCGATGCACTTGCTGCCGTCCGATGCCATGGCGCGTCTGACGACATTGATCAAACGGGATGCCGGTTTGAACTTCGGTGATCGAACGACACCGAAAGATGGTCGTTTTGCCTTTATGTGGCAGGGCCGGAACATCGATATTCGTGTGGCTGCCGGGCCGCAGGCGCAGGACGGTGAAAAAATCACATTGCGTTTGCTCGACCGCGCGTCACTGAAGGGGTTTGACGAATTGTTCCGCCGCCATACGGATGTGGCGGATTATTTGTCGCAGTTGTTGTCGCCCGATATTAAGGGCGGTGGTGGTTTGATCCTGCTGTCCGGTCCGACGGGTTCCGGTAAAACTACAACCTTGTATGCGTGCGTTCAGCAGATTGACCGTCGCCGTCGCCACGTTCTGACGATTGAAGATCCGATTGAATATGAATTGCGTTACGCGACGCAGTGGCAGGTTCGCCCCGGTATGCCCGGTGGTGAGTTTGCTGACTTGATCCGCGCCGCGATGCGTCACGATCCCGATTATATCGTGATCGGGGAGATGCGGGATGGCGATACGGTTGAAACCGCATTGCGGGCCGCCGAATCCGGCCACACTGTTATTTCCACCATTCACGCCGATACGGCGTTGCAGACATTTGAACGCCTGCGTTCATTGATGCCGCATGAACGGGAGCGGTCATCCACCTTTACCCTGGCACAACAGGTGAAGGCCATCATGAACCAGCGTTTGGTGAAAACGCTGTGTCAGGGATGCGCCCACAAAACGCGCGCCGGCGAGGCGATGAGCCAGGAAGAAATTTACATGCTGGGCATTAACCCGGACGCTATCGTGCGTACGCACAACAGCTCGGGCTGTGATCTGTGCAACCGCACGGGGATTATGGGCCGGACATTGCTGCTGGACGCCGTGATGATCCCCATGGGCCCGGCGCAGCGGAACCAGATTTACGAAGCGCTGATGTCCAACGTGAACGCGGTGTTGCATGTCGGGGGCGTGATTGTCCACACGCGCCGCGAGGGGCTGGTGGATCTGGTCCTCAGCGGGTTGGTGGATCCGAAACTCGCGCTCTCGAATCTGGAAAATTAA
- a CDS encoding M48 family metallopeptidase — protein MPETAPIPILRLPTLRSRLLCGAGMVLAQFGAPAGLAMMASAMFGFAPLVGLGVAGVAYGAALIRALQIESDRDFDRAYAHAPTIPAVQDMVAFLAGRLGLAAPPVRLIDDRDFHGLNMIGDVAATTGTAIYVSSRFKRMPCAERTFVLAHEMAHMRANDVRVQIPMRVAVQGSLFLSAIAGLGLAAAVVATGGSIGAALYGASWAGFFYVHHFAQKALAAKIVRGQEYRADENALRLTRDFNAAVSLIDRLDDTGPGGIYEEDAPEPSMSTAMEKLFGTHPVRDDRVKALRNVWKGIVTADPSLQKPRPRTIIATPRP, from the coding sequence ATGCCGGAAACCGCCCCAATACCGATTTTGCGCCTGCCCACCCTCCGCTCCCGTCTGCTGTGCGGCGCTGGGATGGTTTTGGCCCAGTTCGGAGCGCCCGCCGGGCTGGCCATGATGGCATCGGCGATGTTTGGGTTTGCTCCGCTGGTGGGGCTGGGCGTTGCGGGGGTGGCGTATGGGGCCGCTTTAATCCGTGCGCTGCAGATTGAAAGCGATCGTGATTTTGACCGGGCCTATGCCCATGCGCCAACGATTCCCGCGGTGCAGGACATGGTGGCTTTTTTGGCGGGCCGTCTTGGGTTGGCTGCGCCCCCCGTGCGTTTGATTGATGATCGGGATTTTCATGGCCTGAACATGATCGGTGATGTGGCGGCAACAACCGGAACCGCAATTTACGTGTCGTCCCGTTTTAAACGCATGCCCTGTGCGGAACGGACATTTGTTCTGGCGCATGAAATGGCACATATGCGGGCGAATGATGTGCGTGTGCAGATTCCGATGCGCGTCGCCGTTCAGGGATCTCTTTTCCTGAGCGCGATTGCGGGTCTCGGTTTGGCGGCCGCCGTTGTTGCAACAGGCGGATCCATCGGTGCCGCGTTGTATGGTGCGTCATGGGCGGGATTTTTCTACGTCCATCATTTCGCGCAGAAGGCGCTGGCCGCCAAAATTGTGCGGGGACAGGAATATCGCGCCGATGAAAATGCATTACGCCTGACGCGGGATTTTAATGCGGCCGTGTCGTTGATTGATCGGCTGGACGATACGGGCCCCGGTGGTATTTATGAAGAGGATGCGCCGGAGCCATCGATGTCCACTGCGATGGAAAAATTATTCGGCACGCACCCGGTGCGGGATGACCGGGTTAAAGCCCTGCGCAACGTTTGGAAAGGCATAGTGACGGCTGATCCGTCTTTGCAAAAACCGCGCCCACGGACCATTATTGCGACTCCGCGCCCCTAA
- a CDS encoding response regulator, producing the protein MSAAQILVVEDNDFVRMQIVRFLKDAGHETVEAKDGHEALGLMSANIAAAVVDVRMEPMGGLDFIRAVRGRDLETPVILVTGDQTTDLLEQAAKWGVGAVLIKPVVKDRLIKAIERVLVTRGT; encoded by the coding sequence ATGTCCGCCGCCCAGATCTTAGTTGTCGAAGACAATGATTTTGTACGGATGCAAATCGTCCGTTTTTTGAAAGATGCCGGACATGAAACGGTGGAAGCAAAAGACGGCCACGAAGCACTCGGGTTGATGAGCGCCAATATTGCGGCGGCTGTTGTCGATGTGCGTATGGAGCCGATGGGTGGATTGGATTTTATTCGCGCGGTGCGCGGCAGAGATTTGGAAACGCCGGTCATTCTTGTGACGGGCGATCAAACGACCGATTTGTTGGAACAGGCGGCCAAGTGGGGTGTCGGTGCTGTTCTGATCAAGCCGGTTGTGAAAGACAGGTTGATTAAAGCGATTGAACGGGTGCTGGTGACCCGGGGGACATGA
- a CDS encoding prepilin peptidase, with amino-acid sequence MLDWVALLCLAGAIGLLIALAIIDLKTWLLPNVLVAPFALLAIIFHFVAPTQSLPLPDMIAGAALGFGVLWIIRYFGSRYYGQDALGLGDVKLMGAAGLWLGTEGITLALTLGATAGLLHGLGVAALTARREGGPMKLSRLQIPAGPGFVVGILCVGAYQYMHFRIGG; translated from the coding sequence ATGTTGGACTGGGTGGCGCTGTTATGCCTTGCGGGCGCGATTGGATTGCTGATCGCGCTGGCCATCATTGATCTGAAAACCTGGCTGCTGCCCAACGTTTTGGTCGCGCCCTTTGCTCTGCTCGCCATCATTTTCCATTTTGTCGCCCCCACCCAATCCCTGCCTTTGCCCGACATGATCGCCGGGGCAGCCCTCGGCTTTGGCGTATTATGGATTATCCGTTATTTTGGCAGTCGTTATTATGGCCAAGACGCGCTCGGCCTCGGCGATGTGAAATTGATGGGCGCCGCCGGATTATGGTTAGGGACTGAGGGCATCACACTGGCTCTGACCCTTGGCGCAACCGCCGGGTTACTGCACGGGCTGGGCGTCGCCGCCCTGACCGCGCGGCGCGAAGGCGGCCCGATGAAGCTATCCCGCCTGCAAATTCCCGCCGGCCCCGGCTTCGTTGTCGGCATCTTGTGTGTCGGGGCCTATCAATACATGCATTTCCGGATCGGGGGGTAA
- a CDS encoding aspartate carbamoyltransferase catalytic subunit, giving the protein MKHCTGIQNLSDADIDAILSRAQTYADQINAGQPITPSLNGRIVMNLFFENSTRTRTSFETAALRLGANVINWDVESSSIKKNESFSDTIQTLAEYDPDAIIIRHSEYGAPDYVASMVKCPVINAGDSWREHPTQALLDAFTIRQAKGRIEGLTIAICGDIAHSRVAASNMALLTRLGAKVRVIAPDFLMPEKPLAAGIEKFTSMDAGLPGCDIVMMLRNQKERMDPSRMPSDIAFFNQYGLTIDRLDLAKPDACVMHPGPMNRGVEIADDVADDPTRSLILKQVRNGVPVRMAVLDLLINR; this is encoded by the coding sequence ATGAAACACTGCACCGGCATACAGAATTTAAGCGACGCGGATATTGACGCCATTTTATCACGCGCCCAAACCTATGCCGATCAGATCAATGCGGGCCAGCCCATCACCCCCTCCTTAAACGGACGGATTGTGATGAATCTGTTTTTCGAAAATTCCACCCGCACGCGTACATCGTTTGAAACGGCCGCCCTGCGTCTGGGGGCCAATGTCATTAACTGGGACGTTGAATCCAGTTCGATCAAAAAGAACGAAAGTTTTTCAGACACAATCCAGACGCTGGCCGAATACGACCCAGATGCCATCATCATCCGCCATTCCGAATATGGCGCGCCCGATTATGTGGCCTCCATGGTCAAATGCCCGGTGATCAATGCCGGGGATTCATGGCGCGAACACCCGACGCAAGCGTTGTTGGACGCCTTCACCATCCGTCAGGCCAAGGGCCGGATCGAAGGATTGACCATCGCCATTTGCGGCGATATCGCGCACAGCCGTGTCGCCGCATCCAACATGGCCCTGTTGACCCGATTGGGGGCAAAGGTCCGCGTGATTGCGCCCGACTTCCTGATGCCGGAAAAACCGCTGGCCGCTGGCATTGAAAAATTCACATCAATGGACGCGGGCTTGCCCGGTTGCGACATTGTCATGATGTTGCGCAATCAAAAGGAACGCATGGACCCATCGCGCATGCCATCCGACATTGCCTTCTTCAATCAATATGGCCTAACCATCGATCGTCTGGATCTGGCCAAGCCGGATGCGTGCGTCATGCATCCGGGCCCCATGAACCGGGGCGTGGAAATTGCCGATGACGTCGCCGATGACCCGACCCGATCCCTGATTTTAAAACAGGTGCGCAACGGCGTCCCCGTGCGCATGGCCGTGCTCGACCTTTTAATCAACCGCTAA
- the dprA gene encoding DNA-processing protein DprA — MARIHEHAATSHFDDDMIRDWLRLARTPHVGPITFYRLLQKFGTARAALDALPDLVPAHGKQKKLTPAPLADIDHELNALHKMGCMILCADDVRYPAPLRAVEDAPPVITVLGNIELLKRRCVGIVGARNASMNGRNFARKLATDLSATGIGVVSGLARGIDTAAHEGSLSGGTIAVVAGGVDIVYPPENQKLYDSIRAEGLIVAESPLAQEPFAQSFPRRNRVISGLSQGIVVVEASLRSGSLITARVAAEQGRDVFAVPGHPMDPRAEGTNSLIRDGAVMVRSAQDILDDLRTLQPDEFHTAAGVIPGGLFDRATGFFHDDKTKHDDDVFADLDDDILDMMLDLGVRPIPTSPASNPADLCEAILDHLSTTAVDIDDLIRTLGHSTATVQSALLTLELAGRVQRLPGNRVVRLAA; from the coding sequence ATGGCCCGCATACACGAACATGCCGCAACGTCGCATTTTGATGACGATATGATCCGCGACTGGCTCCGGCTGGCGCGCACGCCGCATGTTGGCCCCATCACCTTTTACCGCCTGTTGCAAAAATTTGGCACCGCCCGCGCCGCGTTGGACGCCCTGCCCGATCTGGTACCGGCGCACGGCAAGCAAAAAAAGCTGACACCTGCACCCCTGGCCGATATCGACCACGAATTAAACGCCCTGCACAAAATGGGCTGCATGATTCTGTGCGCCGATGATGTGCGATACCCCGCCCCCCTGCGCGCGGTGGAGGACGCCCCACCCGTGATCACCGTGCTGGGCAATATCGAATTGTTGAAACGCCGCTGTGTCGGGATTGTTGGCGCGCGCAACGCGTCGATGAACGGACGCAATTTTGCGCGCAAACTGGCCACCGATTTATCGGCAACGGGCATCGGTGTTGTGTCTGGCCTGGCGCGCGGCATTGACACCGCCGCACACGAAGGATCGCTGTCCGGCGGCACCATTGCCGTGGTCGCGGGCGGCGTTGATATCGTCTATCCACCGGAAAACCAGAAACTGTACGATTCCATCCGGGCAGAAGGATTGATTGTCGCGGAAAGCCCGCTAGCGCAGGAACCTTTTGCCCAAAGCTTCCCCCGCCGCAACCGCGTGATTTCAGGATTATCACAGGGTATTGTGGTGGTGGAGGCTTCGCTGCGCTCCGGTTCACTGATCACCGCGCGCGTGGCCGCGGAACAGGGGCGCGATGTTTTCGCCGTGCCCGGCCACCCGATGGACCCGCGCGCCGAGGGGACCAACAGCCTGATCCGCGACGGCGCGGTTATGGTCCGCAGCGCGCAAGACATTCTGGACGATCTGCGTACATTGCAGCCGGACGAATTTCACACAGCGGCAGGCGTCATCCCAGGCGGATTGTTTGACCGCGCAACCGGGTTCTTCCACGACGACAAGACAAAACATGACGACGATGTTTTCGCCGATCTGGACGATGACATTCTGGACATGATGCTGGATTTGGGCGTACGCCCGATCCCAACCAGTCCCGCGTCCAATCCCGCCGATTTATGCGAAGCGATTTTGGATCATCTATCAACCACCGCCGTTGATATCGACGACCTGATCCGCACGCTGGGTCATTCCACCGCCACGGTGCAAAGCGCCCTGTTGACCCTGGAACTGGCGGGCCGGGTCCAACGCCTGCCCGGGAACCGGGTGGTCCGGCTGGCGGCCTGA